In Lotus japonicus ecotype B-129 chromosome 5, LjGifu_v1.2, one genomic interval encodes:
- the LOC130719707 gene encoding uncharacterized protein LOC130719707, with product MDNKVPYSLPGMTESFLFHESQLIEVGLNNGQPEEVPPPAFVPPCISIDVSHLFTTDQIFPTRDDLINWVHGIAIENGYVVLITKSDSGGNGSRKAYVMLGCEKHGKYVPYRDPDLVEGTRTQKTECPFRLKGRPMKNGIDRDWRLKVMEGTHNHEPARSLLGHNFVGRLNSEEKEQVEKMSKSWVPPRKMLLTLKENNPLNLTTISQIYGACKRLRKSLRGSLTEMQHLLKKLDGDKYVHFERHEPGSEVIRDVFWAHPNAIKLFNTFPYVVIMDCTYKTNKYKIPLLEIVGLTSTDKTYSIAFCYIVNEGTDDYVWALECMKSLLADQAMLPKMIVTDRDLALLSAAKQSLPNTSHLLCLWHINKCVLAKCKLYVGTDDFAELVMGKWGEVVDAATVEEFEVQWMQLFNMCKDKYSNFTSYCSTTWLVHKEKFAKAWTNHVMHFGTTTSNRAEGAHASLKKMLRDCKGDLATSWDASHSLTCNRHTEILASFERSIHRIDHIFMFPFYTNIRGFVSNKCLQLIDDEHIRMKSYGGCDCLLRETHGLPCGCELAGYERIPYESIHPFWKRLSWEHVPEPVADTISNHICGMNHGDMQPEVEALTHYFSSLDTGGQSMVRRKLQAIYCPESSSLCTPEVQIRSKRTLHSNERKPPKVKAIGSLTRDPSGFEHVDREIKEAKKASQPPKKKKRVKKSDTSYFMGHFPSFFHPYIHTVQNVEDDGNCGYRAIAALLGLPSGEEGWPCVREALIDELERHRGLYDEMWSRHVVNALHSRLTLLPGHPATEDKWMQLPEMGYLVATRFQVVFISISSQGCWSYLPLRGEGPPPVHRVIAVGHVINHFVQLHLTPGHSMPPIALQWERYVDPISVSWCVPYVTRLHRFTSELEAWFVTFGVPLSHQSYVDITTD from the exons atggataataaagttccgtattctcttccagggatgacagaatcatttttatttcatgaatcccaattgattgaagttggattgaacaatggtcaacctgaagaggtgccaccaccagcatttgtacccccgtgtataagtatagatgtctcgcatttatttacaactgatcag attttccctacccgtgatgatcttatcaattgggttcatggaattgcgattgaaaatggatatgttgtgttgatcacaaagtcagatagcggtgggaatggaagcagaaaagcttatgtcatgttggggtgcgagaagcatggtaagtatgttccctacagagaccctgaccttgttgaaggaacgagaacacaaaagacagaatgtccttttagactaaaaggacgacctatgaaaaatggcatagatagagattggcggctaaaggtgatggaaggtacacacaaccatgaaccagctaggtcactacttggccacaattttgttggtcgtctaaattccgaagagaaggagcaagtggaaaaaatgtcaaagagttgggttccaccgagaaagatgctgttgactttgaaggaaaacaatcctttaaacttgactaccatatctcagatttatggtgcttgcaagaggttaagaaaatccctccgcgggtcattgacagaaatgcaacacttgttgaagaagttggacggtgacaagtacgtccactttgaaagacatgagcctggatcggaagtcattagggatgtattttgggctcatccaaatgctatcaaattgttcaacacatttccatatgtagtgattatggattgcacatacaagacaaacaaatataaaattccattgcttgagattgttggactgacttccacagataagacatactccatagccttttgctacattgttaatgagggcacagatgactacgtttgggcactggagtgtatgaagtctctattagctgatcaagccatgttgcctaagatgattgttactgacagggatcttgccttattgagtgctgctaagcaaagccttcccaacaccagccatttattatgcttgtggcacatcaacaagtgtgttttggcaaagtgcaaactctatgttggtacagatgattttgctgaattggttatggggaagtggggagaggtggtggatgctgcaacagttgaagaatttgaagttcaatggatgcaattgtttaatatgtgcaaggacaaatacagcaactttacctcctattgttctacaacatggttggtccacaaggaaaaatttgccaaggcatggacaaatcatgtgatgcactttggaacaacaacaagtaacag ggctgagggtgcacatgccagtttgaagaagatgttgcgggattgcaagggtgacctagccacttcttgggatgcgtcgcatagtttgacatgtaatcgacatactgaaatattagcatcgtttgagcgcagtattcacagaattgatcacattttcatgttcccattttacacaaatattagaggatttgtgtcaaacaaatgcctgcagctcatcgacgatgaacatataagaatgaagtcctacggcggatgcgattgcttgttgagagagactcatggactaccttgcggttgtgaacttgcag gttatgaaagaattccatatgagtcaattcatccattctggaagagactgagttgggagcatgtacctgaacctgttgcagatactatcagcaaccatatttgcggcatgaaccatggagatatgcaaccagaagttgaggcattgacacattatttcagttctttggatactggagggcagagtatggtaaggaggaagcttcaagctatctattgtcctgaaagcagttcacTTTGTACTCCTGAGGTTCAGATAAGGTCCAAGCGCACTCTACACTCGAACGAAAGAAAACCACCCAAGGTtaaagcaataggatccttgactcgtgatccttcaggTTTTGAGCATGTTGATAGGGAGATCAAAGAGGCAAAGAAGGCTTCgcaaccaccaaagaagaagaagcgtgtgaagaagtctgatacaagttatttcatgggtcattttccatcctttttccacccatatatacacacagttcagaatgttgaggacgatggtaactgtggctatagagccATTGCTGCATTACTGGGACTACCATCAGGTGAGGAAGGTTGGCCATGTGTTAGGGAAGCGTTGATAGACGAACTTGAACGACACAGAGGAttgtatgatgaaatgtggTCCAGACATGTGGTTAATGCCTTACATTCTCGACTCACTCTTCTTCCTGGTCATCCGGCTACCGaggataaatggatgcaactgccagagatgggataccttgtagcaaccaggttccaagtGGTTTTCATATCCATCTCTTCTCAGGGTTGTTGGTCATACCTTCCACTAAGAGGAGAAGGTCCACCTCCTGTACATCGTGTTATAGCTGTTGgtcatgtgataaatcactttgtacag ctccatctaactcctggacattctatgccgccaattgctctccagtggGAACGGTATGTTGATCCTATATCAGTAAGCTGGTGCGTCCCATATGTTACACGTTTACACAGGTTTACATCAGAATTAGAAGCTtggtttgttacttttggtgttcctcttagtcaccaaagctatgtagacatcaccACAGACTGA
- the LOC130720163 gene encoding protein MAIN-LIKE 1-like, with translation MKNRKRSRASEDAGPTEDRHRRLHASSRRGDQAATSHAVEASAPAPVDSMQSPMVEASAPAPVEPTDRVPTPPSPMVEVPRHESAGEESSGESSSGDESSGDESSDEESSGEEGSYDEDSIPPPDVDADVVPEAQGGEEDLIQRLPPFPGGPVDLSLLTHYADHKAPWTWHALLRTDERYVDRRHLRVATAGGKVWNLACDGDSDSHRRVRELIEQTGLHQLPWCSYSETDAGLILALVERWHEETSSFHMPFGEMTITLDDVSALLHLPMGSRFYTPGRGERDECAALCAELMGGSVARYHAEFDKNRSQTIRFGVLQTLYDAALEEHRYEDAARIWLVNQLGATLFASKSGGYHTTVYWIGMLQDLGRVSEYAWGAIALATLYDQLDRASRRGTAQMGGFSSLLLGWAYEYLSDRVIIRRADPEYSQDQPRARRWVMSRVGHAGLDERRVMLDELTVDDIIWTPFEDHRAHRPRDQRAMYSGYIRTPFGRVVRRHLPERVLRQFGYIQDVPRHPSEIQTTGSLAETADAAYADFVPHLRPQGIPVTHSGEAVEEYMRWYGGVSHRFIIPDDRREEFSAVTVVRRVVDLLEQSLEVPDALAVGTHARSLTERALDLIRSSAFIGTQGVAFAAVRGAGAAGGRGRGGRARGGRARGGRARGEGAPAEGARGGRARGPRGRRGGGRGRGE, from the exons atgaagaacagaaagaggtctcgagCTAGTGAGGATGCGGGGCCTACagaggatagacaccggcgattacatgcttctagccggcgcggcgatcaaGCTGCGACCTCTCACGCGgttgaggcttcagctccagctccagttgattctatgcagtcgcccatggtagaggcttcagctccagctccagttgaGCCTACTGATCGAGTTCctactccgccgtctcccatggtTGAGGTACCTCGCCATGAGTCAGcaggcgaggagtcatcaggcgagtcgTCATCCGGCGATGAGTCATCCGGCGATGAGTCATCCGACGAGGAGTCATCCGGCGAGGAGGGGTCATatgacgaggatagtattcctcctcctgatgttgatgctgatgtcgtgccagaggcacagggtggcgaggaggacctgatccagaggttgccgccgtttccgggggggcctgttgatctgtcgcttctcacgcattatgctgatcacaaggctccctggacgtggcatgcactcctacgcacagacgagcggtatgtggaccgtcgacacttgagggtggccacagctggggggaaggtttggaaccttgcttgtgatggtgattcagacagtcacaggagggttcgagagttgattgagcagacgggtcttcatcagctaccctggTGCAGCTACTCGGAGACAGATGCAGGCCtcattttggcccttgtggagcgatggcatgaggagactagtagcttccacatgccgtttggggagatgaccatcaccctggacgacgtgtcggctcttctccatctcccaatggggtcgaggttctatacgcctgggaggggggagagggacgagtgtgcagcgctatgtgctgagttgatgggaggatctgttgctcgttatcatgctgagtttgataagaacaggagccagactattcgctttggggtcttgcagacccTGTATGATGCTGCGTTGGagg agcaccgatatgaggacgctgcacggatttggctggtgaaccagctaggcgcgacgctctttgctagcaagagcggtGGATACCACACGACCGTCTACTGGATAGGTATGTTGCAGGATCTCGGTCGAGTGtccgagtacgcgtggggcgcaattgcgctcgctacgttgtacgaccagcttgatcgagcgtccaggagggggacggcccagatgggaggtttcAGCTCACTCTTGCTAGGATGGGcctacgagtacctttctgatcgcgtcattatccggagggcggatccggagtactcacaggaccagcctagggcgcggcggtgggttatgtcccgggtcgggcatgcaggcctcgatgagaggcgagtcatgctcgatgagctgacggtggatgacattatatggaccccatttgaggaccatcgggctcatcgaccacgggatcagagggccatgtattctggctacatccggacgccatttggccgtgttgttcgacgacatctaccagagagggttctgcgccagtttggctacatccaggatgtccctcgacacccctccgagatccagacgactgggtcccttgctgagaccgcagatgctgcctatgctgattTTGTGCCGCACCtgcgccctcaggggatccctGTTACTCATTcgggagaggctgtggaggagtacatgaggtggtatggcggtgtgtcccatcggttcatcatccctgatgataggagggaggagttcagtgctgtg acgGTTGTGCGTCGGGTcgtggacttgttggagcagtcactggaGGTGCCAGATGCTCTTGCAGTTGGCACGCATGcccgatccctcactgagagggcgctggatcttattagatccagcGCATTCATCGGTACCCAGGGagtagcctttgctgctgtccgaggagctggagctgcaggaggcagaggtcgtggaggtagagcccgtggaggcagagcccgtggaggcagagcccgtggagagggtgcACCTGCAGAGggcgctcgtggaggcagagctcgtggacctagaggtcggaggggtggcggtaggggtcggggcgagtga
- the LOC130720541 gene encoding aluminum-activated malate transporter 10 gives MAQDQKKEVVKVEWRIKKEEERAGFAFMWACIVGLGFKLCNFVKKAWELGVNDPRKFIHCLKVGVALSAVSIFYYLKPLYNGVGGNAMWAIMTVVVVFEFTAGATIYKTMNRMCGTSLAGFLALGVHWVASKAGHQWDPIISGVSLFLLASAATFSRFIPTIKARFDYGALIFILTFSLISVSGYRVEELLAMAQQRISTVIVGSLLCIIVSVIVQPVWAGQELFVLVTGNLDKLANSLQGCVAKYFDNSESPAGNDEESHKKLLGYKCVQQSKASEEVMANFARWEPAHGRFNFRHPWRQYLKIGASMRSCASCLDALFGCINSENKSSDDIKKNMSSISMKVGANTASVVRELAITMRNMTRSNKLDILVEEMNGAAQDLRDFLKYPNMVNPTTSHSANGEEVSANIKIPLMDIIQVVTVASLLIEIVARVEDIVKAVEELSDLAQFQLAECEKPKQVHSPNNKISPDQEKDEKDIKILQMV, from the exons ATGGCTcaagatcagaagaaggaagTGGTAAAAGTAGAATGGAGAATCaaaaaggaagaagagagagCAGGATTTGCTTTCATGTGGGCCTGTATAGTAGGGCTAGGATTCAAGCTATGCAACTTTGTGAAGAAAGCATGGGAGTTAGGGGTGAATGATCCTAGAAAATTCATCCATTGCTTGAAAGTAGGTGTAGCACTTTCTGCTGTTTCTATCTTCTACTACTTGAAGCCTTTGTACAATGGAGTTGGAGGAAATGCTATGTGGGCAATCATGACAGTAGTTGTAGTGTTTGAGTTCACAGCTG GTGCTACAATATATAAAACAATGAACAGAATGTGTGGAACTTCCCTTGCCGGGTTTCTAGCCCTTGGAGTACACTGGGTAGCTAGTAAAGCAGGACATCAATGGGATCCTATAATTTCTGGAGTCTCACTCTTTCTCTTAG CTTCTGCAGCAACATTCTCTAGATTCATCCCAACCATAAAGGCTCGTTTTGATTATGGAGCCTTGATATTCATCCTCACTTTCAGCTTGATCTCAGTATCAGGTTATCGGGTTGAAGAGTTGTTAGCTATGGCACAACAAAGGATAAGCACTGTTATAGTAGGCAGTTTGTTGTGCATAATTGTTAGCGTCATCGTTCAACCCGTCTGGGCTGGTCAAGAACTCTTTGTTTTAGTGACCGGGAACCTCGACAAGCTGGCAAACTCTTTACAAG GTTGTGTAGCTAAGTACTTCGATAATAGTGAGTCCCCTGCAGGAAATGATGAGGAGTCTCACAAAAAACTGCTAGGCTACAAGTGTGTGCAACAATCCAAAGCATCAGAAGAAGTAATG GCTAATTTTGCTAGATGGGAACCTGCCCATGGCCGCTTCAACTTTCGTCACCCGTGGAGGCAATATCTCAAAATTGGGGCATCAATGCGCAGCTGTGCTTCCTGCCTAGATGCTCTTTTTGGATGCataaattcagaaaataag AGTTCTGATGAcatcaagaagaacatgagCAGCATCTCAATGAAAGTGGGTGCAAACACTGCAAGTGTGGTTAGAGAGCTAGCAATTACAATGAGGAACATGACAAGGTCAAACAAACTTGACATTCTGGTTGAAGAGATGAATGGTGCAGCGCAAGATCTTAGAGATTTTTTGAAATATCCAAACATGGTTAACCCAACAACGTCACATAGTGCAAATGGTGAAGAAGTGTCTGCAAATATCAAAATCCCACTCATGGATATTATTCAAGTGGTAACTGTGGCTTCTTTGCTTATCGAAATCGTAGCGCGTGTAGAAGACATTGTGAAAGCTGTTGAAGAATTGTCAGATTTAGCTCAATTCCAACTAGCTGAGTGTGAGAAACCCAAACAAGTACATTCACCCAACAACAAGATCTCCCCAGACCAAGAGAAGGATGAGAAAGATATCAAAATACTCCAAATGGTCTGA